In Glandiceps talaboti chromosome 14, keGlaTala1.1, whole genome shotgun sequence, a single genomic region encodes these proteins:
- the LOC144445541 gene encoding phosphatase and actin regulator 2-like isoform X1, with translation MASSVHSSPFVDRRLVQRERSSSDPPNIVSDSKQHSSGGDVSKSNDMKSANAKVKGSCTPPVERKSKFSSIGRLFKPWKWKKKRKASSEKFHQTQITIERKISMRSTKEELIKKGVLSPDAYEDANNIPPGSIKGLLSDHSTEPVESTANSITSTPSSSSSSSSTTTTTTTTVHITSPPPLPQKKGGDKYESNTNQPSSSTEASIPGESGNTDKEGKPSLPRKAGVSFAVESATDATTAQQNNTQSGTMGISSSEEAKVEIVEMNKENHDPTTRSRIPVPGGVSVFSPVVMDSSRMANGDVPRYDSDSDSEPILYRDEETDSEEESELASKVKRKDSLAIKLSNRPSRNVLVDRNIISDRSENDKKVEKTSIGAKLERRLSLRPTQEELEQRNIMRKTSQKEDYENRELTRSILTRKLSFRPTVEELKRRNILKFCDYVEVTQAIDYDRKADKPWTRLTPQDKAAIRKELNDYKSAEMEVHAESRQYTRFHRP, from the exons GTGGTGATGTTTCTAAAAGTAATGATATGAAATCAGCCAATGCCAAGGTGAAGGGGTCGTGTACTCCTCCAGTGGAGCGAAAAAGTAAATTTTCTTCAATAGGACGATTATTTAAACCCTGGAAATGGAAGAAGAAGAGGAAGGCATCATCAGAAAAGTTTCACCAAACACAAATAA CTATTGAGAGGAAGATTTCAATGCGGTCTACTAAAGAAGAGCTTATCAAGAAAGGTGTCTTGTCGCCTG ATGCATATGAAGACGCTAATAATATACCTCCTGGGTCTATAAAGGGTTTGTTATCAGACCATTCCACGGAACCGGTAGAGAGTACTGCCAATAGTATTACATcaacaccatcatcatcatcatcgtcgtcaagTACGACCACCACAACAACCACAACCGTTCACATTACTAGTCCACCTCCACTTCCTCAAAAGAAAG GTGGAGACAAATACGAATCCAACACAAACCAGCCTTCTTCCAGCACAGAAGCCTCTATACCAGGAGAATCAGGTAACACTGACAAGGAGGGAAAGCCCTCACTACCTCGTAAGGCAGGAGTTTCCTTTGCCGTTGAGTCTGCAACAGACGCTACTACAGCACAGCAAAATAACACACAGTCAG GAACGATGGGTATCTCATCGTCAGAAGAAGCTAAAGTAGAAATAGTGGAAATGAATAAAGAGAATCATGACCCGACAACCAGATCCAGAATTCCTGTACCTGGAGG tgtgtcgGTGTTCAGTCCAGTAGTGATGGACAGTTCACGGATGGCCAACGGTGACGTGCCACGATACGACAGTGATTCAGATAGTGAGCCTATACTGTACAGAGATGAAGAGACAGATAGTGAAGAAGAAA GTGAATTGGCATCCAAAGTGAAGAGGAAAGATAGTTTAGCTATTAAACTGAGTAACAGACCAAGTAGAAATGTCTTAGTTGATAGGAATATCATTTCTGACAGATCAGAGAATGACAAAAAAGTAGAAAAAACTTCAATAGGTGCAAAACTTGAAAG GCGATTAAGTCTACGACCGACACAGGAAGAATTAGAACAGAGAAATATTATGAGAA AAACAAGTCAAAAAGAAGACTATGAAAACAGAGAATTGACCAGAAGTATACTTACAAGAAAG TTAAGTTTTAGACCAACCGTAGAAGAACTCAAGAGGAGGAATATTCTTAAATTCTGTGACTATGTAGAAGTAACACAGGCTATAGACTATGATAGGAAGGCAGATAAACCATGGACTAGACTAACACCGCAAGATAAG GCGGCAATTAGAAAAGAACTGAATGATTACAAAAGTGCTGAAATGGAAGTCCATGCTGAGAGTAGGCAATACACTAG
- the LOC144445541 gene encoding phosphatase and actin regulator 2-like isoform X3 — protein sequence MGLRIRRRSTSKNKNKNKGGDVSKSNDMKSANAKVKGSCTPPVERKSKFSSIGRLFKPWKWKKKRKASSEKFHQTQITIERKISMRSTKEELIKKGVLSPDAYEDANNIPPGSIKGLLSDHSTEPVESTANSITSTPSSSSSSSSTTTTTTTTVHITSPPPLPQKKGGDKYESNTNQPSSSTEASIPGESGNTDKEGKPSLPRKAGVSFAVESATDATTAQQNNTQSGTMGISSSEEAKVEIVEMNKENHDPTTRSRIPVPGGVSVFSPVVMDSSRMANGDVPRYDSDSDSEPILYRDEETDSEEESELASKVKRKDSLAIKLSNRPSRNVLVDRNIISDRSENDKKVEKTSIGAKLERRLSLRPTQEELEQRNIMRKTSQKEDYENRELTRSILTRKLSFRPTVEELKRRNILKFCDYVEVTQAIDYDRKADKPWTRLTPQDKAAIRKELNDYKSAEMEVHAESRQYTRFHRP from the exons GTGGTGATGTTTCTAAAAGTAATGATATGAAATCAGCCAATGCCAAGGTGAAGGGGTCGTGTACTCCTCCAGTGGAGCGAAAAAGTAAATTTTCTTCAATAGGACGATTATTTAAACCCTGGAAATGGAAGAAGAAGAGGAAGGCATCATCAGAAAAGTTTCACCAAACACAAATAA CTATTGAGAGGAAGATTTCAATGCGGTCTACTAAAGAAGAGCTTATCAAGAAAGGTGTCTTGTCGCCTG ATGCATATGAAGACGCTAATAATATACCTCCTGGGTCTATAAAGGGTTTGTTATCAGACCATTCCACGGAACCGGTAGAGAGTACTGCCAATAGTATTACATcaacaccatcatcatcatcatcgtcgtcaagTACGACCACCACAACAACCACAACCGTTCACATTACTAGTCCACCTCCACTTCCTCAAAAGAAAG GTGGAGACAAATACGAATCCAACACAAACCAGCCTTCTTCCAGCACAGAAGCCTCTATACCAGGAGAATCAGGTAACACTGACAAGGAGGGAAAGCCCTCACTACCTCGTAAGGCAGGAGTTTCCTTTGCCGTTGAGTCTGCAACAGACGCTACTACAGCACAGCAAAATAACACACAGTCAG GAACGATGGGTATCTCATCGTCAGAAGAAGCTAAAGTAGAAATAGTGGAAATGAATAAAGAGAATCATGACCCGACAACCAGATCCAGAATTCCTGTACCTGGAGG tgtgtcgGTGTTCAGTCCAGTAGTGATGGACAGTTCACGGATGGCCAACGGTGACGTGCCACGATACGACAGTGATTCAGATAGTGAGCCTATACTGTACAGAGATGAAGAGACAGATAGTGAAGAAGAAA GTGAATTGGCATCCAAAGTGAAGAGGAAAGATAGTTTAGCTATTAAACTGAGTAACAGACCAAGTAGAAATGTCTTAGTTGATAGGAATATCATTTCTGACAGATCAGAGAATGACAAAAAAGTAGAAAAAACTTCAATAGGTGCAAAACTTGAAAG GCGATTAAGTCTACGACCGACACAGGAAGAATTAGAACAGAGAAATATTATGAGAA AAACAAGTCAAAAAGAAGACTATGAAAACAGAGAATTGACCAGAAGTATACTTACAAGAAAG TTAAGTTTTAGACCAACCGTAGAAGAACTCAAGAGGAGGAATATTCTTAAATTCTGTGACTATGTAGAAGTAACACAGGCTATAGACTATGATAGGAAGGCAGATAAACCATGGACTAGACTAACACCGCAAGATAAG GCGGCAATTAGAAAAGAACTGAATGATTACAAAAGTGCTGAAATGGAAGTCCATGCTGAGAGTAGGCAATACACTAG
- the LOC144445541 gene encoding phosphatase and actin regulator 2-like isoform X2 → MKKSSSRTRFWRIGRSSTLPADLGKSSGDVSKSNDMKSANAKVKGSCTPPVERKSKFSSIGRLFKPWKWKKKRKASSEKFHQTQITIERKISMRSTKEELIKKGVLSPDAYEDANNIPPGSIKGLLSDHSTEPVESTANSITSTPSSSSSSSSTTTTTTTTVHITSPPPLPQKKGGDKYESNTNQPSSSTEASIPGESGNTDKEGKPSLPRKAGVSFAVESATDATTAQQNNTQSGTMGISSSEEAKVEIVEMNKENHDPTTRSRIPVPGGVSVFSPVVMDSSRMANGDVPRYDSDSDSEPILYRDEETDSEEESELASKVKRKDSLAIKLSNRPSRNVLVDRNIISDRSENDKKVEKTSIGAKLERRLSLRPTQEELEQRNIMRKTSQKEDYENRELTRSILTRKLSFRPTVEELKRRNILKFCDYVEVTQAIDYDRKADKPWTRLTPQDKAAIRKELNDYKSAEMEVHAESRQYTRFHRP, encoded by the exons ATGAAGAAGTCCAGTTCCCGGACTCGTTTTTGGCGAATTGGTCGAAGTTCAACATTGCCAGCAGACCTCGGAAAATCAA GTGGTGATGTTTCTAAAAGTAATGATATGAAATCAGCCAATGCCAAGGTGAAGGGGTCGTGTACTCCTCCAGTGGAGCGAAAAAGTAAATTTTCTTCAATAGGACGATTATTTAAACCCTGGAAATGGAAGAAGAAGAGGAAGGCATCATCAGAAAAGTTTCACCAAACACAAATAA CTATTGAGAGGAAGATTTCAATGCGGTCTACTAAAGAAGAGCTTATCAAGAAAGGTGTCTTGTCGCCTG ATGCATATGAAGACGCTAATAATATACCTCCTGGGTCTATAAAGGGTTTGTTATCAGACCATTCCACGGAACCGGTAGAGAGTACTGCCAATAGTATTACATcaacaccatcatcatcatcatcgtcgtcaagTACGACCACCACAACAACCACAACCGTTCACATTACTAGTCCACCTCCACTTCCTCAAAAGAAAG GTGGAGACAAATACGAATCCAACACAAACCAGCCTTCTTCCAGCACAGAAGCCTCTATACCAGGAGAATCAGGTAACACTGACAAGGAGGGAAAGCCCTCACTACCTCGTAAGGCAGGAGTTTCCTTTGCCGTTGAGTCTGCAACAGACGCTACTACAGCACAGCAAAATAACACACAGTCAG GAACGATGGGTATCTCATCGTCAGAAGAAGCTAAAGTAGAAATAGTGGAAATGAATAAAGAGAATCATGACCCGACAACCAGATCCAGAATTCCTGTACCTGGAGG tgtgtcgGTGTTCAGTCCAGTAGTGATGGACAGTTCACGGATGGCCAACGGTGACGTGCCACGATACGACAGTGATTCAGATAGTGAGCCTATACTGTACAGAGATGAAGAGACAGATAGTGAAGAAGAAA GTGAATTGGCATCCAAAGTGAAGAGGAAAGATAGTTTAGCTATTAAACTGAGTAACAGACCAAGTAGAAATGTCTTAGTTGATAGGAATATCATTTCTGACAGATCAGAGAATGACAAAAAAGTAGAAAAAACTTCAATAGGTGCAAAACTTGAAAG GCGATTAAGTCTACGACCGACACAGGAAGAATTAGAACAGAGAAATATTATGAGAA AAACAAGTCAAAAAGAAGACTATGAAAACAGAGAATTGACCAGAAGTATACTTACAAGAAAG TTAAGTTTTAGACCAACCGTAGAAGAACTCAAGAGGAGGAATATTCTTAAATTCTGTGACTATGTAGAAGTAACACAGGCTATAGACTATGATAGGAAGGCAGATAAACCATGGACTAGACTAACACCGCAAGATAAG GCGGCAATTAGAAAAGAACTGAATGATTACAAAAGTGCTGAAATGGAAGTCCATGCTGAGAGTAGGCAATACACTAG
- the LOC144445541 gene encoding phosphatase and actin regulator 2-like isoform X4 yields the protein MGLRIRRRSTSKNKNKGGDVSKSNDMKSANAKVKGSCTPPVERKSKFSSIGRLFKPWKWKKKRKASSEKFHQTQITIERKISMRSTKEELIKKGVLSPDAYEDANNIPPGSIKGLLSDHSTEPVESTANSITSTPSSSSSSSSTTTTTTTTVHITSPPPLPQKKGGDKYESNTNQPSSSTEASIPGESGNTDKEGKPSLPRKAGVSFAVESATDATTAQQNNTQSGTMGISSSEEAKVEIVEMNKENHDPTTRSRIPVPGGVSVFSPVVMDSSRMANGDVPRYDSDSDSEPILYRDEETDSEEESELASKVKRKDSLAIKLSNRPSRNVLVDRNIISDRSENDKKVEKTSIGAKLERRLSLRPTQEELEQRNIMRKTSQKEDYENRELTRSILTRKLSFRPTVEELKRRNILKFCDYVEVTQAIDYDRKADKPWTRLTPQDKAAIRKELNDYKSAEMEVHAESRQYTRFHRP from the exons AGGTGGTGATGTTTCTAAAAGTAATGATATGAAATCAGCCAATGCCAAGGTGAAGGGGTCGTGTACTCCTCCAGTGGAGCGAAAAAGTAAATTTTCTTCAATAGGACGATTATTTAAACCCTGGAAATGGAAGAAGAAGAGGAAGGCATCATCAGAAAAGTTTCACCAAACACAAATAA CTATTGAGAGGAAGATTTCAATGCGGTCTACTAAAGAAGAGCTTATCAAGAAAGGTGTCTTGTCGCCTG ATGCATATGAAGACGCTAATAATATACCTCCTGGGTCTATAAAGGGTTTGTTATCAGACCATTCCACGGAACCGGTAGAGAGTACTGCCAATAGTATTACATcaacaccatcatcatcatcatcgtcgtcaagTACGACCACCACAACAACCACAACCGTTCACATTACTAGTCCACCTCCACTTCCTCAAAAGAAAG GTGGAGACAAATACGAATCCAACACAAACCAGCCTTCTTCCAGCACAGAAGCCTCTATACCAGGAGAATCAGGTAACACTGACAAGGAGGGAAAGCCCTCACTACCTCGTAAGGCAGGAGTTTCCTTTGCCGTTGAGTCTGCAACAGACGCTACTACAGCACAGCAAAATAACACACAGTCAG GAACGATGGGTATCTCATCGTCAGAAGAAGCTAAAGTAGAAATAGTGGAAATGAATAAAGAGAATCATGACCCGACAACCAGATCCAGAATTCCTGTACCTGGAGG tgtgtcgGTGTTCAGTCCAGTAGTGATGGACAGTTCACGGATGGCCAACGGTGACGTGCCACGATACGACAGTGATTCAGATAGTGAGCCTATACTGTACAGAGATGAAGAGACAGATAGTGAAGAAGAAA GTGAATTGGCATCCAAAGTGAAGAGGAAAGATAGTTTAGCTATTAAACTGAGTAACAGACCAAGTAGAAATGTCTTAGTTGATAGGAATATCATTTCTGACAGATCAGAGAATGACAAAAAAGTAGAAAAAACTTCAATAGGTGCAAAACTTGAAAG GCGATTAAGTCTACGACCGACACAGGAAGAATTAGAACAGAGAAATATTATGAGAA AAACAAGTCAAAAAGAAGACTATGAAAACAGAGAATTGACCAGAAGTATACTTACAAGAAAG TTAAGTTTTAGACCAACCGTAGAAGAACTCAAGAGGAGGAATATTCTTAAATTCTGTGACTATGTAGAAGTAACACAGGCTATAGACTATGATAGGAAGGCAGATAAACCATGGACTAGACTAACACCGCAAGATAAG GCGGCAATTAGAAAAGAACTGAATGATTACAAAAGTGCTGAAATGGAAGTCCATGCTGAGAGTAGGCAATACACTAG
- the LOC144445541 gene encoding phosphatase and actin regulator 2-like isoform X5 — protein MWRQKKTKTGGDVSKSNDMKSANAKVKGSCTPPVERKSKFSSIGRLFKPWKWKKKRKASSEKFHQTQITIERKISMRSTKEELIKKGVLSPDAYEDANNIPPGSIKGLLSDHSTEPVESTANSITSTPSSSSSSSSTTTTTTTTVHITSPPPLPQKKGGDKYESNTNQPSSSTEASIPGESGNTDKEGKPSLPRKAGVSFAVESATDATTAQQNNTQSGTMGISSSEEAKVEIVEMNKENHDPTTRSRIPVPGGVSVFSPVVMDSSRMANGDVPRYDSDSDSEPILYRDEETDSEEESELASKVKRKDSLAIKLSNRPSRNVLVDRNIISDRSENDKKVEKTSIGAKLERRLSLRPTQEELEQRNIMRKTSQKEDYENRELTRSILTRKLSFRPTVEELKRRNILKFCDYVEVTQAIDYDRKADKPWTRLTPQDKAAIRKELNDYKSAEMEVHAESRQYTRFHRP, from the exons GTGGTGATGTTTCTAAAAGTAATGATATGAAATCAGCCAATGCCAAGGTGAAGGGGTCGTGTACTCCTCCAGTGGAGCGAAAAAGTAAATTTTCTTCAATAGGACGATTATTTAAACCCTGGAAATGGAAGAAGAAGAGGAAGGCATCATCAGAAAAGTTTCACCAAACACAAATAA CTATTGAGAGGAAGATTTCAATGCGGTCTACTAAAGAAGAGCTTATCAAGAAAGGTGTCTTGTCGCCTG ATGCATATGAAGACGCTAATAATATACCTCCTGGGTCTATAAAGGGTTTGTTATCAGACCATTCCACGGAACCGGTAGAGAGTACTGCCAATAGTATTACATcaacaccatcatcatcatcatcgtcgtcaagTACGACCACCACAACAACCACAACCGTTCACATTACTAGTCCACCTCCACTTCCTCAAAAGAAAG GTGGAGACAAATACGAATCCAACACAAACCAGCCTTCTTCCAGCACAGAAGCCTCTATACCAGGAGAATCAGGTAACACTGACAAGGAGGGAAAGCCCTCACTACCTCGTAAGGCAGGAGTTTCCTTTGCCGTTGAGTCTGCAACAGACGCTACTACAGCACAGCAAAATAACACACAGTCAG GAACGATGGGTATCTCATCGTCAGAAGAAGCTAAAGTAGAAATAGTGGAAATGAATAAAGAGAATCATGACCCGACAACCAGATCCAGAATTCCTGTACCTGGAGG tgtgtcgGTGTTCAGTCCAGTAGTGATGGACAGTTCACGGATGGCCAACGGTGACGTGCCACGATACGACAGTGATTCAGATAGTGAGCCTATACTGTACAGAGATGAAGAGACAGATAGTGAAGAAGAAA GTGAATTGGCATCCAAAGTGAAGAGGAAAGATAGTTTAGCTATTAAACTGAGTAACAGACCAAGTAGAAATGTCTTAGTTGATAGGAATATCATTTCTGACAGATCAGAGAATGACAAAAAAGTAGAAAAAACTTCAATAGGTGCAAAACTTGAAAG GCGATTAAGTCTACGACCGACACAGGAAGAATTAGAACAGAGAAATATTATGAGAA AAACAAGTCAAAAAGAAGACTATGAAAACAGAGAATTGACCAGAAGTATACTTACAAGAAAG TTAAGTTTTAGACCAACCGTAGAAGAACTCAAGAGGAGGAATATTCTTAAATTCTGTGACTATGTAGAAGTAACACAGGCTATAGACTATGATAGGAAGGCAGATAAACCATGGACTAGACTAACACCGCAAGATAAG GCGGCAATTAGAAAAGAACTGAATGATTACAAAAGTGCTGAAATGGAAGTCCATGCTGAGAGTAGGCAATACACTAG